In a genomic window of Capsicum annuum cultivar UCD-10X-F1 unplaced genomic scaffold, UCD10Xv1.1 ctg73174, whole genome shotgun sequence:
- the LOC124894335 gene encoding uncharacterized protein LOC124894335, which translates to MAYKIRGASDKEAATMIVSGFTGMIKHWWDNYFTDDVKSLIYESTAMETIVVKSESGQETLQQVVKEDACATLLYHIARHFIGEPKLFQDRSLEILNNLTCKDLADFRWYKGTFWVKIMIRPDCNNDFWKERFISGLPPLFADKVRTKIKYRFEGKIPYRILTYGDIISFITTVGIDLCTDLKLKKQLKNDSTSKYGLGTFCQDFGFTNLSSPSSKKHRKKSYKSHRKSKPRQESSKKKSYKTSRKTRKKSSRNKDVCWTCGKTGHRAKDCKSGKKSKMNQLGLSEETKEKLFSILEDSSDSSDSSSSSSDDYSNEEFINATYEFDRSQSGQDYACNSTF; encoded by the coding sequence ATGGCTTATAAAATTAGAGGAGCTTCTGACAAAGAAGCAGCCACCATGATTGTATCAGgattcactggtatgataaagcATTGGTGGGACAACTATTTCACAGATGACGTTAAGAGCCTTATCTATGAGTCCACGGCCATGGAAACCATCGTTGTCAAGAGTGAAAGTGGTCAAGAAACCCTTCAGCAAGTTGTGAAAGAAGACGCCTGTGCTACCCTCCTGTATCATATAGCTAGACACTTTATAGGAGAGCCCAAGTTATTTCAAGATAGAAGCCTTGAAATTCTTAACAACCTCACCTGCAAAGATTTAGCAGACTTTAGATGGTATAAGGGCACCTTTTGGGTCAAAATCATGATTCGACCTGACTGTAACAATGACTTTTGGAAAGAACGTTTTATTAGTGGTCTCCCTCCTCTGTTCGCAGACAAGGTTAGAACCAAAATCAAATATAGATTCGAGGGAAAAATCCCTTACAGAATTTTAACTTATGGGGATATAATAAGCTTCATTACCACCGTGGGGATAGACCTCTGCACCGACCTTAAgcttaagaagcaacttaagaatGATAGCACTTCCAAATATGGGTTAGGTACCTTCTGCCAAGATTTCGGTTTCACGAATCTATCCTCTCCATCTAgtaaaaaacataggaaaaaatcCTATAAGTCACATAGAAAATCCAAACCTAGACAAGAGTCCTCTAAAAAGAAGTCTTACAAAACTAGTAGAAAAACTAGGAAAAAGTCCTCTAGAAATAAAGATGTTTGTTGGACTTGTGGTAAAACTGGCCATAGAGCTAAAGATTGTAAATCTGGCAAGAAGAGTAAGATGAACCAATTAGGTCTCTCTGAAGAaaccaaagagaaattattctctaTATTGGAAGACTCATCAGACTCTTCCGACTCTTCCAGCTCTTCTAGTGACGATTATAGCAACGAAGAATTTATCAACGCCACATATGAGTTCGATCGATCCCAGTCTGGCCAAGATTATGCTTGCAACAGTACCTTCT